The following coding sequences are from one Arcobacter nitrofigilis DSM 7299 window:
- a CDS encoding UDP-2,3-diacylglucosamine diphosphatase, whose protein sequence is MKYKTIFISDIHLGTRFSQAEKLIDFLKDNESENLFLVGDIIDGWSIRRKFIWPQAHSDVIQKVLRKARKGTNVYLITGNHDEFLRPFVPLVLGDNLEVSNEFEYISITGKSYYVTHGDFFDSITMTKKWLAILGDYGYDFLLYINFILNRIRKTFKINSKWSLSKYIKDNVKSSVNFINDFEKVLTNHAKHKGYDGIICGHIHKAEQRKIEGIEYKNCGDWVESCTALVETYEGKFEIITW, encoded by the coding sequence ATGAAATACAAAACAATATTTATATCAGATATACATTTAGGTACAAGATTTTCTCAAGCAGAAAAACTAATTGACTTCTTAAAAGATAATGAAAGTGAAAATCTTTTTTTAGTGGGTGATATTATTGATGGTTGGTCAATAAGAAGAAAATTTATTTGGCCCCAAGCCCATTCTGATGTTATACAAAAAGTTCTAAGAAAAGCTAGAAAAGGTACAAATGTATACCTTATAACTGGCAATCATGATGAGTTTTTAAGACCTTTCGTTCCACTTGTTTTAGGAGATAATCTAGAAGTTTCCAATGAGTTTGAGTATATTTCTATTACAGGAAAAAGTTATTATGTTACACATGGTGATTTTTTTGATTCTATTACTATGACAAAAAAATGGTTAGCTATTTTAGGAGATTACGGATATGATTTTTTACTTTATATAAACTTTATATTAAATAGAATAAGAAAAACATTTAAAATCAATTCAAAGTGGTCACTATCAAAATATATAAAAGACAATGTGAAAAGTTCTGTTAATTTTATAAATGATTTTGAAAAAGTTTTAACTAACCATGCAAAACACAAAGGTTATGATGGTATCATTTGTGGACATATTCATAAAGCAGAACAAAGAAAGATAGAAGGAATTGAATATAAAAACTGTGGTGACTGGGTAGAATCATGCACTGCACTGGTGGAGACGTATGAAGGTAAATTTGAAATTATTACTTGGTAA
- a CDS encoding patatin-like phospholipase family protein: MINFALCLSGGAARGAFHLGALAFFDEQNIKFEAFSGSSIGSIIAASYASGVSPLEQLKIFKSKELRKCIKFNPYLNGLLKIDTTNPLIKELLPIHKIEDIPKPLYICVYDYKNKELIYYDKGDVVNLCIASSALIPLFKPLKFENRKLLDGGLLNNIPVEPLLNKNYKICALDLLPRKERTLQKNYNPINLVKKRIFKTWHQNIDYAIKHTDIYITTNKLRETKMFTFDGLDELFKLGYKEASNHINSFR, encoded by the coding sequence ATGATTAACTTTGCACTTTGCCTAAGTGGTGGAGCAGCAAGAGGCGCTTTTCATTTAGGCGCATTAGCTTTTTTTGATGAACAAAATATTAAATTTGAAGCTTTTAGTGGAAGTTCAATTGGTTCAATAATTGCAGCTTCTTATGCAAGTGGAGTCTCTCCTTTAGAACAATTAAAAATATTCAAATCAAAAGAACTAAGAAAATGTATAAAATTCAACCCTTATTTAAATGGTTTACTTAAAATCGATACAACAAACCCCTTGATAAAAGAGTTATTACCAATACACAAAATCGAAGATATTCCAAAACCTTTATATATTTGTGTTTATGATTACAAAAATAAAGAGCTAATCTATTATGATAAAGGCGATGTGGTCAACTTATGTATAGCCTCTTCTGCTTTGATTCCATTATTTAAACCTTTAAAATTTGAAAACAGGAAACTCTTGGATGGGGGATTGTTAAATAATATACCAGTTGAACCCCTACTTAATAAAAATTATAAAATATGTGCCCTTGATCTTCTACCAAGAAAAGAAAGAACTCTGCAAAAAAATTACAATCCAATAAATTTAGTAAAAAAAAGAATATTTAAAACTTGGCACCAAAATATTGATTATGCCATAAAACATACAGATATTTATATCACAACTAATAAATTAAGAGAGACAAAAATGTTTACTTTTGATGGTTTAGATGAACTTTTTAAGCTAGGATATAAAGAAGCAAGTAATCATATAAATTCATTTAGATAA
- the dnaE gene encoding DNA polymerase III subunit alpha: MSQIPEFTHLHLHTEYSLLDGANKIKDLAKKIKALGMKSVAMTDHGNMFGAIDFYKAMKAEGIKPIIGMEAYIHNSEELDDKSHRKRFHLCLYAKNQVGYKNLMFLTSQAYMHGFYYYPRINKKILRENSEGLVCSAACLQGEVNWHLNTQSERNVKNGAKGYEEAKRIALEYKEIFGDDFYLEIMRHGISDQHFIDDQILRISKETGIKVVATNDTHYLKQKDAQAHEAFMCIAMNKLYDDPNRLRHSVHEFYLKSSEQISKLYADIPETIAATQEIVEKCNLEIKLGDPTPPNFKFTREKSQEEGLTLPEPELEYSLENDKILFVHECWKGLEKRLEIVPQERHQEYKDRLQVEIDIINSMKFPGYMLIVWDFVIAAKQMKIPVGPGRGSAAGSLVAFSLAITDIDPLPYGLLFERFLNPERVSMPDIDMDFCQARRQEILDYVIEKYGRANVAQIITFGKLLAKGVIRDVARVLDMPYSQADAMAKLIPDELGINLTSSYEKEPKIKELCDSNPQAKRVWDFAIALEGLNRNAGTHAAGVVISNEPLWNKTPLFKPSGMETLATQYNGKYVEDVDLIKFDFLGLKTLTVIEEANKLIEQRHGKRVNFLTVDVNDKGVYDLIQTGNTIGLFQIESDGMQDLCKRLKPSNFEDIIAVLALYRPGPMESGMLDDFIDRKHGREEINYFYDEFDAPLRPILETTYGVIVYQEQVMQIVQTIGGFSLGGADLVRRAMGKKIKEEMDRLKGEFAIGGVKKGFVKEHCEELFDLIVKFAGYGFNKSHSAAYALVTFYTSYLKKYYPSEFMAALLTLEKDNTDKVVKYVDEVKRLKLDLFPPDINKSDLVFAPKKIDGQEVVMFGMGAIKGAGDVAIKSILKERNENGNFEDFADFISRVDGSKVNKRVFESLAKAGGFDTFGYSRRSILEQIETINETVGKAMAAKKMATGSLFGDSKELTKVEVQLEKFEEYELKELLELEKQSLGFYVSGHPLDEYREQLDGINYTLSSELEDLGDGSEALFIGKVETINERISKKGNKFAILNLMDLHGNIELMLFEDRLKELKEDFDLTEPIAFKVRISKDDQFTRISLRKIETLKEAKKEKIKTKQKAIEEPPITVAVNFTDDDKIMYDLFEIIAHNQGKRELKLLVKSKLADIELDTGFKVTSNIEGLIKSLDGVFIA, translated from the coding sequence ATGTCACAAATACCTGAATTCACGCACTTACACCTACATACAGAATATTCGCTCTTAGATGGCGCTAATAAAATAAAAGATCTAGCAAAAAAAATCAAAGCCTTAGGAATGAAAAGTGTTGCCATGACAGACCATGGTAATATGTTTGGAGCCATTGATTTTTATAAAGCTATGAAAGCAGAAGGAATCAAACCAATTATTGGGATGGAAGCTTATATTCATAACTCTGAAGAGTTAGATGATAAATCCCATAGAAAAAGATTTCACTTATGTTTATATGCAAAAAATCAAGTTGGTTATAAAAACTTGATGTTTTTGACCAGTCAAGCTTATATGCATGGATTTTATTATTACCCAAGAATTAACAAAAAAATACTAAGAGAAAATAGTGAAGGACTTGTATGTAGTGCAGCTTGTTTACAAGGTGAAGTAAACTGGCATCTTAATACTCAAAGTGAAAGAAATGTAAAAAATGGTGCAAAAGGTTATGAAGAAGCAAAAAGAATCGCCTTGGAGTATAAAGAGATATTTGGAGATGATTTTTACTTAGAAATTATGAGACATGGTATTTCTGACCAACATTTTATTGATGACCAAATTTTAAGAATATCAAAAGAGACAGGTATAAAAGTTGTTGCTACAAATGATACTCACTATTTAAAACAAAAAGATGCCCAAGCTCATGAAGCTTTTATGTGTATTGCCATGAATAAACTTTATGATGATCCAAATAGACTAAGACATAGTGTTCATGAGTTTTATTTAAAATCATCAGAACAAATCTCAAAACTATATGCAGATATTCCAGAGACAATAGCTGCAACACAAGAAATTGTTGAAAAATGTAACTTAGAGATAAAACTAGGAGACCCAACTCCTCCTAACTTTAAATTTACAAGGGAAAAGTCACAAGAAGAAGGCTTAACTCTACCAGAGCCAGAATTAGAATACTCATTAGAAAATGACAAAATTTTATTTGTACATGAGTGTTGGAAAGGTTTAGAAAAAAGACTTGAGATAGTACCCCAAGAGAGACATCAAGAGTATAAAGATAGATTACAAGTAGAAATAGACATCATAAATAGTATGAAATTCCCAGGATATATGCTTATTGTTTGGGATTTCGTAATTGCCGCAAAACAGATGAAAATACCAGTTGGGCCTGGAAGGGGTTCTGCTGCTGGAAGTTTAGTTGCCTTTTCTCTTGCTATTACGGATATTGACCCTTTACCTTATGGTTTACTTTTTGAGAGATTCCTAAATCCAGAAAGGGTATCGATGCCAGATATTGATATGGATTTCTGTCAAGCTAGACGTCAAGAAATTCTTGATTATGTAATTGAAAAATATGGAAGAGCCAATGTTGCACAAATCATTACCTTTGGTAAACTTCTTGCAAAAGGGGTTATTAGAGATGTTGCTAGAGTTCTGGATATGCCCTATTCTCAAGCTGATGCGATGGCAAAACTTATTCCAGATGAACTGGGAATCAACTTAACATCTTCTTATGAAAAAGAACCAAAGATAAAAGAACTTTGTGATTCAAATCCCCAAGCAAAAAGAGTTTGGGATTTTGCAATAGCCCTTGAAGGACTAAATAGAAATGCAGGAACTCACGCAGCGGGAGTTGTTATTTCAAATGAACCACTTTGGAATAAAACACCCCTATTTAAACCATCAGGGATGGAAACTCTTGCGACCCAATACAACGGTAAATACGTAGAAGATGTTGATTTAATCAAATTTGACTTCTTGGGTCTAAAGACCCTAACCGTTATTGAAGAAGCAAATAAACTAATAGAACAAAGACATGGAAAAAGAGTAAATTTTTTAACTGTTGATGTAAATGATAAAGGTGTTTATGATTTAATTCAAACGGGAAATACAATTGGATTATTCCAAATAGAGTCAGATGGTATGCAAGATTTATGTAAAAGACTAAAACCATCAAATTTTGAGGATATTATCGCCGTTCTTGCTCTTTATAGACCAGGTCCAATGGAGTCAGGGATGCTTGATGACTTTATCGATAGAAAACATGGTCGAGAAGAAATCAACTACTTCTATGATGAATTTGATGCACCTTTAAGACCAATACTTGAAACAACTTATGGAGTTATCGTTTACCAAGAGCAAGTTATGCAAATCGTACAAACAATTGGTGGATTTAGCCTTGGTGGTGCCGATTTAGTTAGACGAGCCATGGGTAAAAAAATTAAAGAAGAGATGGATAGACTAAAGGGTGAATTTGCAATTGGTGGAGTAAAAAAAGGCTTTGTAAAAGAACATTGTGAAGAGTTATTCGACCTGATTGTAAAGTTTGCTGGATATGGATTTAATAAATCTCACTCAGCAGCTTATGCACTTGTAACATTTTATACTTCATACTTAAAAAAATATTACCCATCAGAATTTATGGCTGCACTTTTAACATTGGAAAAAGACAACACTGATAAAGTTGTAAAATATGTGGATGAAGTAAAAAGATTAAAACTAGACCTATTCCCACCAGATATTAATAAATCAGACCTTGTATTTGCTCCTAAAAAAATTGATGGACAAGAAGTAGTAATGTTTGGAATGGGTGCTATTAAAGGTGCTGGAGACGTTGCTATTAAATCAATTTTAAAAGAGAGAAATGAGAATGGGAACTTTGAAGATTTTGCAGATTTTATTTCAAGAGTTGATGGAAGTAAAGTAAATAAAAGAGTATTTGAATCTTTAGCAAAAGCTGGTGGTTTTGATACTTTTGGATACTCAAGACGATCAATTTTAGAACAAATTGAAACCATAAATGAAACTGTTGGAAAAGCAATGGCTGCTAAAAAAATGGCAACAGGTTCACTTTTTGGAGATTCTAAAGAACTTACAAAAGTTGAAGTTCAATTAGAAAAGTTTGAAGAATATGAGTTAAAAGAGCTTTTAGAATTAGAAAAACAATCTTTAGGATTTTATGTATCAGGACATCCACTTGATGAATATAGGGAACAATTAGATGGAATAAATTACACTCTCTCTTCTGAACTAGAAGACTTAGGTGATGGTAGTGAAGCCCTTTTTATAGGAAAAGTTGAAACAATTAATGAAAGAATCTCTAAAAAAGGTAATAAATTTGCAATTTTAAACCTTATGGATTTACATGGAAATATAGAGCTAATGTTATTTGAAGATAGATTAAAAGAGTTAAAAGAAGATTTTGATTTAACGGAACCTATTGCTTTTAAAGTGCGAATTTCTAAGGATGATCAATTTACTAGAATAAGTTTAAGAAAAATAGAGACCTTAAAAGAAGCAAAAAAAGAGAAAATCAAAACCAAACAAAAAGCAATAGAAGAACCACCTATAACTGTTGCAGTAAATTTTACAGATGATGATAAAATCATGTATGACCTTTTTGAAATTATTGCACATAATCAAGGGAAAAGGGAGTTGAAATTATTGGTTAAATCAAAATTAGCTGATATTGAACTTGATACTGGCTTTAAAGTAACTTCAAACATAGAAGGTCTAATAAAATCACTAGATGGAGTTTTTATAGCATAA
- the surE gene encoding 5'/3'-nucleotidase SurE, producing MKQILLTNDDGFDAVGLKALIKALSPLAKLTVVAPAKNKSACGHSLTLDRPLRMINVDDDYYKIDDGTPTDCVFISLNNLFKEGYKPDLVISGINIGSNMGEDITYSGTAAAAMEATLQGIPAIAISQVFNDLPGGIDPKEDFNLAKKAIATIVKKIFKKEFPLEDRKFLNINIPPIHEDDCKGFKITKAGYRIYGNDTHRHLSPRGEEFYWIGLHPLVWEESEKLNCDFEAIKANFISISPIMLDMTSYDDITNLNDWIKE from the coding sequence ATGAAACAAATACTTTTGACAAATGATGATGGTTTTGATGCAGTGGGATTAAAAGCATTAATTAAAGCACTAAGTCCCTTAGCAAAACTAACTGTTGTAGCACCTGCAAAAAACAAGTCTGCTTGTGGACATTCACTTACCCTTGATAGACCACTTAGAATGATAAATGTGGACGATGATTATTATAAAATTGATGATGGAACACCCACTGATTGCGTTTTTATTTCTTTGAATAATTTATTTAAAGAGGGGTATAAACCTGATTTAGTAATAAGTGGTATTAATATTGGTTCTAATATGGGAGAAGATATCACATATAGTGGAACGGCTGCTGCTGCTATGGAAGCTACTTTACAAGGAATTCCTGCAATAGCCATATCTCAAGTATTTAATGACTTACCAGGTGGAATTGATCCAAAAGAAGATTTTAACTTGGCAAAAAAAGCAATCGCTACAATTGTTAAAAAAATATTTAAAAAAGAGTTCCCTTTAGAAGATAGAAAATTTCTAAATATCAATATCCCTCCAATACACGAAGATGATTGTAAAGGCTTTAAAATAACAAAAGCTGGATATAGAATATATGGCAATGACACCCATAGACACCTAAGTCCTAGAGGTGAAGAATTTTATTGGATAGGGCTTCATCCTTTGGTTTGGGAAGAGAGTGAAAAATTAAATTGTGATTTTGAAGCCATAAAAGCAAATTTTATCTCTATTTCTCCTATAATGTTAGATATGACTTCATACGATGACATAACAAATTTAAATGATTGGATAAAGGAATAA